The DNA segment TTGCTCCGATAGGGTGGCCCTTGGCTTTCAGCCCGCCGCTCGGATTAACCGGGATTCGTCCACCGAGTGCAGTCGTGCCCTCGACGGCCGCCGTGCCCCCTTCGCCGTCTTCGACGAATCCGAGGGCTTCGATAGCCAGTATTTCCGCGCCGGTGAAACAGTCGTGGACTTCTGCCACGTCGACGTCTTCTGGACCGATGCCGGCCGCCTCGTAGGCCTGGGTCGCGGCATCCCGTGCCGACTGGGTGGCCGTCATATCCTCCTTTTCGGCGAGTGGAACGACGTCAGTTGCGTGACCGATACCGGTGACAGCGACTGAGTCTGCTTCCATGTCGGCAGCGACGTCTTCGTTCGCAACGACGACGGCAGCGGCGCCATCCGAGAACGGACAGCAGTCGAACAGTCGGAACGGCGTGGCGACGATGGGGCTGTCGAGCACTTCTTCGACTGTCGTCTCGGTGCCGAACTGTGCGCGATCATTGAGCGTCCCGTGGCCGTGGTTCTTGACGGCAACGGCAGCGAGTTGTTCCTCGGTCGTACCGTGCTCGTGCATGTGTCGGGTCGTCAGGAGCCCGAAGACGCCGGGAAACGAGATGCCCGTTGGCTGTTCGTACTGGCGATGTGACGCCGACGCGAACACTGACGTCATTTCGGGCGTCTCGAGTCCGGTCGTCGGCGTACAGCGTTCGACGCCGCCGACGAGGACCACGTCGTGCTGGCCGGCTTCGACCGCGCGAACGGCGTGTTTGAACGCATTCGAGGAGGTCGCACACGCGTCTTCGTAGCGCTGACAGGGAATCCCGGCCAGTCCAAGGTGGCTCGCGATGGTCGGCGCGAGATGGGTATCCCGTTCGGACTGGCCACTCATCGCGTTCCCCAGATAGAACGATTCGATTGCCTCTCCGCCGACGCCAGCATCGTCGAGCGCGTCGAACGCTGCAGCGGCGAAGAGTTCCGTGAGTGGCGTTTCGTGAACGCCGAAGTCGGTCATTCCGACTCCGACGATATGTGCCTGATGCATATTCGTAGTGTTGGAGTCCATGGCAAAAAACGATGTGAATTACCGCGCAGTCATTCGATTCCTTCCATCGCGTCGACGACGCGTTTGAGGATCTTTCGTTCGGCTCGGCGGACGTTTTTCGAGACGGCTGTGTCCGAGATGTCGAACTCCGAGGCGAGCATTTGCAGCGTTGCTCCCCGCGGTTGATCGAAGTAGCCTTTTCTCGCTGCGACCGCCAGCGTCTGGCGTTCGACCTCCGATAACGACCGACAGCCTTCGAGTAAGTTGCTCGCAGCGTCGGCGTTCTCGAGCAGGTCATACAGTTCGGTCAGCTCGAAATCGTCTTCCGCGAGAACGTCGAACTCGTTGTTCCGCTCGAGTTCTGCGAGCGCGTCATCGGCGGTGTCCCCGGTATCGAATCCGACCTCCCAGCGTTCACTTCCATCCTCGATGTGAAACGGGCCAGTGATGTAGCCGTGATTGTCCCGGATAACGCGCATAGCGTCTGTTTCGTCGATAACGGTTCGCAACAGTGCCGTCCCCTCGTGCTTTTTGAACAACGTACACTCTTGCATATTGTCGTGAGCCTGTAACGTCGAGAGGCCCGACTCGAGAATCGAGCGGTCCTCGCCTTCGACCATCATCCGCGTCTCGAGTTCGCGTCGCCGGCTATCGAACTCCCACTGGACGGCCGTGAACGCGACATCGTGGTCGTCGCTGGTGTCGATGAACGGGCAGTCGTACTGCTCCATGTCCAGCGTGAAGTCAATCATGATCTATCACATGGTTTCCATGACCATAACCGTAGCTGTCGGTTTCGATGCCAGCCGTGTCGAAACGAGATTCGTGGCAGCCATACGGCCTCGGGGGTGCCACTCACGTCCCGTCACCACCAAATCGATCTTCGATAGCCGCACGATCGATCTTCGAGGGGCCGCTCATCGGCATCTCGTCGACGAACGCGAGATACTTGGGAATCTTGAATCGGGCGAGTTTGCCGTCAAGGAACACCTCGAGGTCCTCGAGCGTGAGTGACAATTGCCTCTCGGTAGACTCGGCCGATCCCATGTTTGCGGTTCCCGTTCCGCCGTCAGCAGTTTCGACGGTGTGGCCCGTCGTTCCCACATCGGGGCCATATCCTTCGGCGAGTTCGACGACCGCCTTGCCGACGGTTCCCCACTGATCGTCGGGAACGCCGACGACAATGGCTTCGGCGACGGCATCGTGTTCGGTGATGACATCCTCGACTTCTGGCGGGTACACGTTTTCTCCGCCGCTGATGAACATGTTCTTCTTTCGCCCCTCGATGTGGAAGTAGCCGTCCGAATCGATTCGAGCCAGATCGCCTGTGGATACCCAGGGACTCGAGTCCGATGCTCGCTCTCCGAAGGTTTCTTCTGACGCCTCGGGATTGCGCCAGTACTCGCGCGCACCGTGTGGGCCGGTCAGTTCGAGTTCGCCGACCCCACCGTCGTCGAGTTCGACCCCGTCCTCGTCGACCACCCGCGCATCCGCGTGGAAGACGGGTTTGCCGACGCTCGCCACCTTGTCGTCGCCGTAATCGTCGGGCATCGCGAAGTTGTTCGGCCCGATTTCGGTCAATCCGTAGCCCTGTGAGAAGTCGACTCCACGCCGTTGCCAGGCACGGACGATGGTTTCCCGGCAGGGGCCGCCGCCGCTTTTCACGAAGCGAAGACTCGAGAGGTCGGTTGCCTCCCAGTCGTCGTCGGTCGCCATCGCACGTAACACGGCGGGAACAGCGACGAGAATCGTCGCGCCGTAGGTTTCGACCTGCTCGAGGACGCGTGTGGGTTCGACCTCGCGGTCGATGACGACGGTCGCCCCCATGTGAAACAGCGGGAGCGTGAGAACGTTCCAGCCCCCGGTGTGGAACGTGGGAAACACCATCGGCGTGACGTCGTCCGGACGAAGCCCCCAGGCGGTAATGGTGTTCATCGAGTTCCAGTAAATCGAGCCGTGGGTGATCGTCGTCTCCTTGGGCGTCCCGGTCGAACCGCCGGTGTGTAACAGCAGGTGCGGATCAGAGAGGGACCGTTCCCGGGACGCAACTGGACTCGAATCCGATGGCCGTTCGTCGCTATAGACGTCCCAGCCGCCCGCAGGATCGTCTGTCTCGACTTCGAGGACTGCCGGATCGACCGACGAGCGAGCAATGGCGTGCTCGAGCCGTTCGACGTACGGCGACTCGATAACGAGCAGGTTCGGGTCGACCAGGTCGAGGAGCGCGGCCAACTCCGGAGGTGCCAACCGATAGGACAGTGGAGCCAGCACACCGCCGGTTTTTCCTGTTGCAAAGAACAGGTCGAACACCTCGAGTCGGTTCCGCGAGACGACGGCGACACGGTCACCATCAGTCACGTCGTGCGTTTCCAACAGGCGCGCGGTTTGATTTGCCCGGTCCTCGAGGTCGCCGTAGGTGACGCTCGTTTTCGTTGTCGCGTCGACGACGGCGGTTCGGTTGGGGCTCAGCGATGCGCGTCGTGCCGCCCAATCGCCAACCCACCGATACGGTTCGTCACTCCAGTTCACGGTGAATCACCGTGTTCCACGTCCTTGCTCCGAGGGGGTATCCGTTCACTTCCTCTCAATGCACCAGCCATCCGTTCAGACACCTCCAGTGTCGATCGGGTTGGCTTCGAAAAACGCCTCGAGTCGATCTGTGACCCAGTCAGCCGACTCGATGAAAAACAGGTGTGGGCCGCCCCCGACAACCTCGAGTCTGGCGTTCGGCAATAGCTCTGCGAGCAGGTGTGCGTTTTCCACGGGCAACACACGGTCGGCCTCGCCGTGCATGATGAGCGTCGGCGTCTCGAGGTTCGGCAGTTCGTCCGTCGCGTCGAACGTCGCCACGCCAGCCGCCTGTGCCTGTTTCGCCGGGTCGCTGGCGTCGCTCTCGAGTCGCCAGTCCACGATTCGTTCGACGAGTTCGGGTTCGTTCTCGTAGAAGCTATCGGAGACGGCTGGGCGCATTCGGTGTTTGATGCGCTCGCGTTCGTCGGCATCGGGGGGCGCGGCGAACATTTGTTCCTGCGTCGCGTCCGGCACTGGCACGGCGTCCGGTCCGCCCGGCGTCGTACACAACAGCGAGAGTGACGCCGCCCGGTCGTATTCGAGGGCATAGCGCTGGGCGATCATCCCACCCATGCTCGCCCCCACGACGTGTGCCCGGTCGATACCGGCGTCTTCGAGGACGGCCTCGAGATCGGCGGCCATGGTTTCGATCGAGTACGGTCCCTCGGGAACGTCCGACTCGCCCGTGCCGCGATTGTCCCACAGCACCGTGTGATAGTCTGCGGCGAGTGGCTCCTGTTGCCAGCGCCACATCCACCGGCCGTAGCCCAGTCCCTCGATGAACACGACCGGTTCGCCATCGGATGGCCCGCTGACCTCGTAGGCCAGCCGAACGTCGCCGTTGGTCGCCTGTCTCATGAGTATCTAGTAGGTTTCTCAGCGACCAAGTATCCTGACGTTCGACTATCAACCCTCGACGCTGTCGGTTCGAGTATCAACCTGCAGGTACAGGCAGGTTCGGCCGAATCAGTACGTATGTCGATAGCTCAACCTGGCGACCAGACGCGCTCGCGCCGAGAGATTACAACGGATCGTATCGAACAGTTCGCGGACATCACCGGCGACGACAACCCACTACATCTCGATCCGGAGTACGCGGCAACGGGCCTCTTCGATGGCCGGATCAGTCACGGAATGCTCGCTGCAGGCGTTATCTCGAGCGCGCTGGCCAAACTCCCTGGAGACATCATCTATCTTTCACAGGACCTCTCGTTCGAGCAGCCAGTGTATCCCGGCGAGACGGTCACGGCAACTGCAAACGTTGTCGAAGCGCTCGGCGACAATCAATTCCGAGTCGAAACGATCGCTCGCACGGACGACGGTGTCGTTGTCGACGGCGAAGCCACGGTACTCGCACTCGCTCGAGACGAGGCCGCAGACTGACTCGAGCCCGTGTTTTACCCGCCGACAGAAGCCAAAATACCCTACACCAATACGCGCTCGAGCGCGACGACCGTCCCTGTATCGGCTGTGGGGTCGCCGACGAGTTTTCCCAGACAAATAGCCGCTCCGTCGGGAGTATAACAGGCGACGAGCGGAGGCGAACCGTCCTCGCCGACGAACTCGATGTCCGCGTCGATAACGCCGGGCGCGTACACTGGCGCACCGGTGGCGACCGACTCGGCTGCACTGGGAGCGATGGTAATCCCCGGGAGGCCCTCGAGAATCCGTTCGGCCGGCTGGACGATTTCGAGGAGAGGGTCCGGATCGTCGTCTTCGTTCCAGAACGCCAGTGCGTCGAGGAGTTCGTACGCAGAGACGAGCGTCGAATCGTCGAACGGTGCCGTTTCGGTTCGTCGAAGATGACCCATATGGGCTCCAGTGCCAAGTGCCAGCCCCAGGTCGTGACACAGCTTCCGGACGTAGGTCCCGCTCTCACAGCGAATCCGTAACAGGACCTTCCGTTCGCTGGTTTCGAGAACCTCGAGGTCGTATATTTCGCGAACTCGCAACCGACGTGAGACAGCGCTCTTTCGTGGCGGCTTCTGGTAGAGCGGTCCTTCGAACTCTGCGATGACCGATCGGGCATCAGTTGGTACCGGCCCGTGGCACTCGAGGACAGCGACGTACTCCTTTCGCCCCTCGAGAAATGCCGGGGCAAGACGGGTCGCGTGGCCGAGCATGAGCGGGAGGCACCCGGTGACTTTTGGGTCGAGCGTACCTGCATGTGAAGCCCGATCTATCGGTGTCTTACCAGCCTCGCTGAGCGTCTCTGCGACGGCGTCACGAATCCAGCCGCTCACCTGATGGGAGGACGGACCAGGGGGCTTATCGAGATTGACGACCCCGAACTGTAACAGAGCTGTGGGCGGTCGCTCGGATGGCGGGCCACGTCGAATCATTAGAACTCCGCGTCGATGTCGACAGGTGTTTTCCCCTCGTCAGACCGGCTATCGTAGGCTTCGACGGCGGTGACGAGCATATCGGCGACCGATTCCGGACCCCACCGTGCGGTGTTCACCGAGAGGTCGTAGATGCTGAGGTCGTCGAACTCGATGCCATAGTACTCGCGATAGCGATGGACCTCGCTTGCTTCGCGTGCGCGAGTTTCCTCCATTGCTCGTTCGGGCGTTTTTTCCTCTCGCTCGGCGATTCGTTCGCCCCGAACGGCGAGGGGCGCATCGAGCCAGAACTTGAGGTCAGCTTGCTCGGCGGCGAGCCAGCCCGCCAGTCGCGATTCGAGCACTAGATCCTCGCGTTCGACGGCAATCTCGCGGAGTCGCCGGTCCAGATCGCGGTCAATCTGATCGTTCTCCTCGGCCAGTTTATTGAACTCGAGTGGCGTATAGCCGCGCTCGTCGGCCAGCTGTCGGAAAATATCGCCCCCGCTGACGTGCTCGAAGCCGAATTCGTCGGCCAGCAACTCGGCGTTCGTGGTTTTTCCCCCGCCCGGTGGACCGGAGACGGTTAGTAACATGGTCGAACTGCGTTCGGACTGGTAAAATGGGTTTTGAATCGTTTCCCTCGAAGCGTGGCCTTGTTAGAAGGTGCCGCGCAGTCATTACCGATGGGGACGTCACGTTACTCGATCTACGGTCAAAGAACGAGTTATACCTTCACCACCGGTTCCTCGAGACATAGTCTCGGAAGTGGCATCCGGCGAACATACCGACTCAACGTCGGAGCACGTGAGAGAGTGTTGAAGCAATTCCCATGAGGTGGTAGCCGAATCTGAATACCCGGGGTAAAATATTGGACAGAGGTAGCAAACTCGAGCCTTCGGGCAGCGGCTGAAAACGGTGTCGGCCTAGCTCGTCGCCGGCGACATATCGATGTTGAGCGCCTTTCGCAGGAGCTGGATGAATCCCATCGAACAGAGGAAATACCAGACAATCCACGCACGGAGTGGACCGATGATGCCATCGCTCCACTCGACTTCGCCGGCGATCGGCATGATGACGGTTTCGGTAACCACCTGATCGCCGGTCGCGTGGATTTTCCAGTACATCCAGAGGAACAGCGGAATGGTAAAGAGCATGATCCAGACCATCGGTCGGAACTGCTCTTTGAACATGCCAAGGTTGTCCGCCATGGCTTCCATCTGCTCTTCCTGGACCTTGTCGAGTTCGTTGTCGAGTTTCTCGAGTTCGGCCTCGCTTGCGCCTCGTTCTTCGGCTTCCTTTTTGC comes from the Natronosalvus amylolyticus genome and includes:
- a CDS encoding thiolase domain-containing protein; the protein is MHQAHIVGVGMTDFGVHETPLTELFAAAAFDALDDAGVGGEAIESFYLGNAMSGQSERDTHLAPTIASHLGLAGIPCQRYEDACATSSNAFKHAVRAVEAGQHDVVLVGGVERCTPTTGLETPEMTSVFASASHRQYEQPTGISFPGVFGLLTTRHMHEHGTTEEQLAAVAVKNHGHGTLNDRAQFGTETTVEEVLDSPIVATPFRLFDCCPFSDGAAAVVVANEDVAADMEADSVAVTGIGHATDVVPLAEKEDMTATQSARDAATQAYEAAGIGPEDVDVAEVHDCFTGAEILAIEALGFVEDGEGGTAAVEGTTALGGRIPVNPSGGLKAKGHPIGATGIAQLVELTEHLRGEAGERQVEGATHALAHNLGGDAATTVVSILEGDA
- a CDS encoding helix-turn-helix domain-containing protein, giving the protein MIDFTLDMEQYDCPFIDTSDDHDVAFTAVQWEFDSRRRELETRMMVEGEDRSILESGLSTLQAHDNMQECTLFKKHEGTALLRTVIDETDAMRVIRDNHGYITGPFHIEDGSERWEVGFDTGDTADDALAELERNNEFDVLAEDDFELTELYDLLENADAASNLLEGCRSLSEVERQTLAVAARKGYFDQPRGATLQMLASEFDISDTAVSKNVRRAERKILKRVVDAMEGIE
- a CDS encoding AMP-binding protein, with the translated sequence MNWSDEPYRWVGDWAARRASLSPNRTAVVDATTKTSVTYGDLEDRANQTARLLETHDVTDGDRVAVVSRNRLEVFDLFFATGKTGGVLAPLSYRLAPPELAALLDLVDPNLLVIESPYVERLEHAIARSSVDPAVLEVETDDPAGGWDVYSDERPSDSSPVASRERSLSDPHLLLHTGGSTGTPKETTITHGSIYWNSMNTITAWGLRPDDVTPMVFPTFHTGGWNVLTLPLFHMGATVVIDREVEPTRVLEQVETYGATILVAVPAVLRAMATDDDWEATDLSSLRFVKSGGGPCRETIVRAWQRRGVDFSQGYGLTEIGPNNFAMPDDYGDDKVASVGKPVFHADARVVDEDGVELDDGGVGELELTGPHGAREYWRNPEASEETFGERASDSSPWVSTGDLARIDSDGYFHIEGRKKNMFISGGENVYPPEVEDVITEHDAVAEAIVVGVPDDQWGTVGKAVVELAEGYGPDVGTTGHTVETADGGTGTANMGSAESTERQLSLTLEDLEVFLDGKLARFKIPKYLAFVDEMPMSGPSKIDRAAIEDRFGGDGT
- a CDS encoding alpha/beta fold hydrolase, which produces MRQATNGDVRLAYEVSGPSDGEPVVFIEGLGYGRWMWRWQQEPLAADYHTVLWDNRGTGESDVPEGPYSIETMAADLEAVLEDAGIDRAHVVGASMGGMIAQRYALEYDRAASLSLLCTTPGGPDAVPVPDATQEQMFAAPPDADERERIKHRMRPAVSDSFYENEPELVERIVDWRLESDASDPAKQAQAAGVATFDATDELPNLETPTLIMHGEADRVLPVENAHLLAELLPNARLEVVGGGPHLFFIESADWVTDRLEAFFEANPIDTGGV
- a CDS encoding MaoC family dehydratase — its product is MSIAQPGDQTRSRREITTDRIEQFADITGDDNPLHLDPEYAATGLFDGRISHGMLAAGVISSALAKLPGDIIYLSQDLSFEQPVYPGETVTATANVVEALGDNQFRVETIARTDDGVVVDGEATVLALARDEAAD
- a CDS encoding RNA-guided pseudouridylation complex pseudouridine synthase subunit Cbf5 translates to MIRRGPPSERPPTALLQFGVVNLDKPPGPSSHQVSGWIRDAVAETLSEAGKTPIDRASHAGTLDPKVTGCLPLMLGHATRLAPAFLEGRKEYVAVLECHGPVPTDARSVIAEFEGPLYQKPPRKSAVSRRLRVREIYDLEVLETSERKVLLRIRCESGTYVRKLCHDLGLALGTGAHMGHLRRTETAPFDDSTLVSAYELLDALAFWNEDDDPDPLLEIVQPAERILEGLPGITIAPSAAESVATGAPVYAPGVIDADIEFVGEDGSPPLVACYTPDGAAICLGKLVGDPTADTGTVVALERVLV
- the cmk gene encoding (d)CMP kinase, which produces MLLTVSGPPGGGKTTNAELLADEFGFEHVSGGDIFRQLADERGYTPLEFNKLAEENDQIDRDLDRRLREIAVEREDLVLESRLAGWLAAEQADLKFWLDAPLAVRGERIAEREEKTPERAMEETRAREASEVHRYREYYGIEFDDLSIYDLSVNTARWGPESVADMLVTAVEAYDSRSDEGKTPVDIDAEF